Proteins from one Syngnathus scovelli strain Florida chromosome 17, RoL_Ssco_1.2, whole genome shotgun sequence genomic window:
- the mpz gene encoding myelin protein P0 isoform X3 produces the protein MLTLVALASLLVLAAVPEPSQAIVIYTGWERHALLGSEVRLSCSFFSWRWTSEDVTFSWTYRPDGARDSVSIFHYTGGMAYVDNKGPFRDRLEFVGDPSRRDGSILLKNLESSDNGTFTCDAKNPPDIGGRPSSVRLLVFEKVPIQAGVITGSIVGAVLGLLLLIVVIYYLMRFLVARRVFSLSVSKHGKKKKEGSQQRQIKV, from the exons ATGCTGACCCTGGTGGCGCTGGCGTCTCTCCTTGTCCTGGCcgcag TGCCTGAGCCGTCCCAGGCCATCGTGATTTACACGGGCTGGGAGCGTCACGCACTGCTGGGCAGCGAGGTGCGGCTCTCCTGCTCCTTCTTCTCCTGGCGCTGGACCTCCGAGGATGTCACCTTCTCCTGGACCTACAGGCCCGACGGGGCCAGGGACAGCGTCTCG ATCTTCCACTACACGGGCGGGATGGCCTACGTGGACAACAAGGGTCCCTTCAGGGAccggctggagtttgtgggGGACCCAAGCCGCCGCGATGGCTCCATCCTGCTCAAGAATTTGGAGTCCAGCGACAACGGGACCTTCACCTGCGACGCCAAGAACCCGCCCGACATCGGCGGACGGCCCTCCAGCGTGCGCCTGCTGGTCTTTGAGAAAG TGCCCATCCAGGCGGGCGTGATCACGGGTTCCATCGTGGGCGCCGTCCTgggcctgctgctgctgattgTGGTCATCTACTACCTGATGCGCTTCCTGGTGGCGCGCCGTGTCTTCAGCCTCAGCGTCAG CAAACACGGCAAGAAAAAGAAGGAGGGATCACAGCAGAGACAG ATAAAGGTCTGA
- the mpz gene encoding myelin protein P0 isoform X1: MLTLVALASLLVLAAVPEPSQAIVIYTGWERHALLGSEVRLSCSFFSWRWTSEDVTFSWTYRPDGARDSVSIFHYTGGMAYVDNKGPFRDRLEFVGDPSRRDGSILLKNLESSDNGTFTCDAKNPPDIGGRPSSVRLLVFEKVPIQAGVITGSIVGAVLGLLLLIVVIYYLMRFLVARRVFSLSVSKHGKKKKEGSQQRQAPAPAADPAKQKASEKKKQESRKERK; encoded by the exons ATGCTGACCCTGGTGGCGCTGGCGTCTCTCCTTGTCCTGGCcgcag TGCCTGAGCCGTCCCAGGCCATCGTGATTTACACGGGCTGGGAGCGTCACGCACTGCTGGGCAGCGAGGTGCGGCTCTCCTGCTCCTTCTTCTCCTGGCGCTGGACCTCCGAGGATGTCACCTTCTCCTGGACCTACAGGCCCGACGGGGCCAGGGACAGCGTCTCG ATCTTCCACTACACGGGCGGGATGGCCTACGTGGACAACAAGGGTCCCTTCAGGGAccggctggagtttgtgggGGACCCAAGCCGCCGCGATGGCTCCATCCTGCTCAAGAATTTGGAGTCCAGCGACAACGGGACCTTCACCTGCGACGCCAAGAACCCGCCCGACATCGGCGGACGGCCCTCCAGCGTGCGCCTGCTGGTCTTTGAGAAAG TGCCCATCCAGGCGGGCGTGATCACGGGTTCCATCGTGGGCGCCGTCCTgggcctgctgctgctgattgTGGTCATCTACTACCTGATGCGCTTCCTGGTGGCGCGCCGTGTCTTCAGCCTCAGCGTCAG CAAACACGGCAAGAAAAAGAAGGAGGGATCACAGCAGAGACAG GCCCCTGCGCCAGCGGCCGACCCCGCCAAGCAGAAGGCCTCGGAGAAGAAGAAGCAGGAGTCCCGCAAGGAGCGCAAATAG
- the mpz gene encoding myelin protein P0 isoform X2 yields the protein MLTLVALASLLVLAAVPEPSQAIVIYTGWERHALLGSEVRLSCSFFSWRWTSEDVTFSWTYRPDGARDSVSIFHYTGGMAYVDNKGPFRDRLEFVGDPSRRDGSILLKNLESSDNGTFTCDAKNPPDIGGRPSSVRLLVFEKVPIQAGVITGSIVGAVLGLLLLIVVIYYLMRFLVARRVFSLSVSKHGKKKKEGSQQRQLWTPPPLTLSPRT from the exons ATGCTGACCCTGGTGGCGCTGGCGTCTCTCCTTGTCCTGGCcgcag TGCCTGAGCCGTCCCAGGCCATCGTGATTTACACGGGCTGGGAGCGTCACGCACTGCTGGGCAGCGAGGTGCGGCTCTCCTGCTCCTTCTTCTCCTGGCGCTGGACCTCCGAGGATGTCACCTTCTCCTGGACCTACAGGCCCGACGGGGCCAGGGACAGCGTCTCG ATCTTCCACTACACGGGCGGGATGGCCTACGTGGACAACAAGGGTCCCTTCAGGGAccggctggagtttgtgggGGACCCAAGCCGCCGCGATGGCTCCATCCTGCTCAAGAATTTGGAGTCCAGCGACAACGGGACCTTCACCTGCGACGCCAAGAACCCGCCCGACATCGGCGGACGGCCCTCCAGCGTGCGCCTGCTGGTCTTTGAGAAAG TGCCCATCCAGGCGGGCGTGATCACGGGTTCCATCGTGGGCGCCGTCCTgggcctgctgctgctgattgTGGTCATCTACTACCTGATGCGCTTCCTGGTGGCGCGCCGTGTCTTCAGCCTCAGCGTCAG CAAACACGGCAAGAAAAAGAAGGAGGGATCACAGCAGAGACAG CTGTGGACACCGCCCCCCCTCACTCTCTCCCCCCGCACTTAA
- the lig1 gene encoding DNA ligase 1 gives MQRSIASFFQPKAKDKDVQKKARNEQVKKPVKSPLKAQNAVLQDDSPVKRVAKRSRRILDSDDDDDDDDDDKEEVNTAKQVKDHLFKAVPTTMSPPPPPPAPATPTTPATPATSTSPSTPNSTSSSGGTNMRKTARKMFPKRKLDDSDSLKEDEAASVKTDAVVESQQNKRARVDGDDGDNKDEVAEEERDEEAAVEQVRTPDKDEEMAEEVDKKLNGEEQKKDEVTKEGAEKAPVSSFFAPRKAAAKTPNKSAEKKEVTTATVVISSPEKDGKDAKSESTETDYDPSRANYHPLEHACWKEGQKVPYLAVARTFEKIEEDSGRLRNIETLANLFRSVLLLSPDDLLCCVYLCLNQLGPAYLGMELGIGETVLMKAVAQATGRQLDKIKAEAQERGDLGLVAESSRSNQRTMFRPASLTAGGVFKKLKEIASMSGNSAMNKKIDIIKGLFVACRFSEARYIVRSLAGKLRIGLAEQSVLSALSQAVCLTTPQKGTSPAVMDVGKGMTKESRRAWIEEKSLILKQTYCEMPNYDILLPVLLREGIDQLPNHCKLTPGVPLRPMLAHPTKGVGEVMKRFDEAAFTCEYKYDGERAQIHVLESGEVRIFSRNQEDNTSKYPDIISRIPKVKKDSVVSCVLDAEAVAWDQEKKQIQPFQVLTTRKRKDVDAADIKVQVCVYAFDLLYLNGESLVRQPLRRRRELLRESFDQAEGEFVFARFIDSDNTDTIAEFLEQSVRDSCEGLMVKTLEKDATYEIAKRSHNWLKLKKDYLEGVGDTVDLCVIGAYLGKGKRTGTYGGFLLACYDQDNEEFQSVCKIGTGFKDEDLEQHHKFLKEHILDKPRPYYRVDQSAEPDVWLDAVQVWEVKCADLSLSPVYKAAMGMVDPEKGISLRFPRFLRVRDDKKPEDATSGAQIADLYNKQQQIQNQGDKGDLEEYY, from the exons ATGCAGCGCAGTATCGC ATCTTTTTTCCAGCCCAAGGCAAAGGACAAGGATGTTCAGAAGAAAGCCAGAAACGAGCAAGTGAAAAA GCCTGTCAAAAGCCCACTCAAGGCCCAAAACGCGGTCCTCCAGGATGACTCGCCGGTCAAGAGGGTTGCCAAACGCAGCCGGCGAATTCTGGAcagcgatgatgatgatgatgatgatgatgatgataaagaAGAGGTGAACACTGCCAAACAAGTCAAAGACCATCTCTTCAAGGCAGTGCCAACAACCATGTCTCCTCCGCCACCTCCGCCGGCCCCCGCCACGCCCACCACGCCTGCCACGCCCGCCACCTCCACATCCCCGAGCACACCCAACTCCACCTCGTCTTCTGGAGGCACGAACATGCGCAAGACGG CCAGGAAGATGTTCCCCAAGAGGAAACTGGATGACAGCGACAGTCTAAAGGAGGACGAGGCCGCCAGCGTAAAGACTGACGCTGTCGTGGAGAGCCAGCAGAACAAACGAGCTCGCGTGGACGGAGACGACGGTGACAACAAAG ATGAGGTCGCCGAGGAAGAAAGAGATGAGGAGGCGGCGGTGGAGCAGGTGAGGACGCCGGACAAAGACGAAGAGATGGCAGAGGAGGTGGACAAAAAGCTCAATGGAGAAGAGCAGAAGAAAGACGAGGTCACAAAAGAGGGAGCTGAGAAAGCACCAGTCAGCAGCTTCTTTG CTCCCAGAAAGGCTGCGGCCAAGACCCCGAACAAGAGTGCAGAGAAGAAGGAGGTGACAACGGCGACCGTGGTGATTTCCTCCCCGGAGAAAGACGGCAAAGACGCCAAAAG CGAGTCGACAGAAACAGACTACGACCCGTCCAGGGCCAACTACCACCCGTTGGAGCACGCCTGCTGGAAGGAGGGACAAAA AGTGCCTTACCTGGCGGTGGCTCGCACCTTTGAGAAAATCGAGGAGGACTCTGGCAG ACTGAGGAACATCGAGACTCTGGCCAACCTGTTCCGCTCGGTGCTTCTGCTGTCTCCAG atgaCTTGCTGTGCTGCGTGTACTTGTGTCTGAACCAGTTGGGCCCCGCCTACCTCGGCATGGAGCTCGGCATCGGGGAGACGGTGCTGATGAAAGCTGTTGCGCAAGCCacag GACGACAACTTGACAAGATCAAAGCGGAGGCCCAGGAGCGCGGCGACCTGGGTCTGGTGGCCGAGAGCTCCCGAAGTAACCAGCGCACcatgttcaggccggccagcctgACGGCCGGCGGCGTCTTCAAGAAGCTCAAGGAGATTGCAAGCATGAGCGGCAACTCG GCCATGAATAAGAAGATCGACATTATCAAAGGACTCTTTGTGGCCTGCCGCTTCTCAGAGGCCCGCTACATCGTCAG gtcGCTCGCCGGCAAGCTGCGGATCGGACTGGCCGAGCAGAGCGTCCTGTCTGCGCTGAGTCAAGCCGTGTGCCTCACCACACCCCAGAAAG GCACGTCCCCAGCCGTGATGGACGTCGGCAAAGGGATGACCAAGGAGAGCAGGCGGGCTTGGATCGAAGAGAAGTCTCTCATTCTCAAGCAGACTTACTG CGAGATGCCCAACTACGACATCCTTCTCCCCGTCCTCCTTCGAGAAGGCATCGACCAGCTTCCCAATCACTGCAAGCTCACCCCGG GCGTACCCCTGAGGCCCATGCTGGCACACCCCACTAAGGGAGTCGGGGAGGTGATGAAACGCTTCGACGAGGCCGCGTTCACCTGCGAGTACAAATACGACGGCGAGCGTGCACAG ATTCACGTCCTGGAGAGTGGCGAGGTTCGCATCTTCAGCCGCAACCAGGAAGACAACACCAGCAAGTACCCTGACATCATCTCTCGTATCCCCAAA GTGAAGAAAGACTCGGTGGTCTCCTGCGTGCTGGACGCAGAGGCGGTGGCCTGGGACCAGGAGAAGAAACAGATCCAGCCATTCCAGGTCCTCACCACACGCAAGAGGAAG GACGTGGATGCCGCCGACATCAAAGTCCAAGTGTGCGTGTACGCCTTTGATCTGCTCTACCTGAATGGAGAG TCCCTGGTACGACAGCCGCTGCGTCGCCGTCGGGAGCTACTGCGAGAGTCCTTCGACCAAGCCGAGGGCGAGTTTGTATTCGCCCGATTCATCGACTCGGACAACACGGACACCATCGCCGAGTTCCTGGAGCAGTCTGTCCGag ACTCGTGCGAAGGCCTGATGGTGAAGACTCTGGAGAAGGACGCTACCTATGAAATCGCCAAGCGCTCCCATAACTGGCTCAAG TTGAAGAAGGACTACCTGGAGGGCGTCGGCGACACGGTGGACCTGTGCGTCATCGGCGCCTACCTGGGCAAAGGCAAGCGGACGGGCACGTACGGCGGCTTCCTGCTGGCCTGCTACGACCAAGACAACGAGGAGTTCCAGTCTGTCTGCAAG ATTGGGACCGGCTTCAAGGACGAAGATCTGGAGCAGCACCACAAGTTCTTGAAG GAACACATCCTCGACAAGCCCCGCCCCTACTACCGCGTGGACCAATCGGCCGAGCCAGATGTGTGGCTGGACGCGGTGCAGGTCTGGGAGGTGAAGTGTGCCGACCTGTCGCTCTCGCCCGTCTACAAGGCTGCCATGGGAATG GTGGATCCAGAGAAGGGAATCTCCCTGCGTTTCCCTCGCTTCCTTCGCGTGCGAGATGACAAGAAGCCCGAAGACGCCACCAGCGGAGCTCAG ATCGCCGACCTGTACAACAAGCAGCAGCAGATCCAGAATCAGGGAGACAAAGGCGACTTGGAGGAATACTATTGA